A segment of the Candidatus Jettenia caeni genome:
AAGGCGCAGATTTAGATCAAGATACGTCATCCAGTTGAGATGCGATTTCTCCCATGCTTTTTCTTCAAAACGGCGTCTGATTGGTTTCAAGGCTTCCCATGAGGAAAAGTTTATAAATTTTTTGCATAGCCGGGGAGAAAGCAGTCGCCTTTTCTGCGTTTCGGTAAACGCCTCCGCTCCACCCCAGAAGATAGGCTCCCCCTCTGCACCCCGACGCAACCATTCATAATAGGAAGTCATATTCTTACCTGGCAAGCGTAAGCATGAAAGTCCTATTTTCTTAAATAATCGTGGCACTGGCAGGTCATCAAGACGCTGCAGCTTGAGTGCCGTCATCCAACCGGAGTAACCACAAAAAAGTTCATCAGCCCCTTCTCCAACCTGACAAACAATGATGCCATTGTCACGTGCTAGTTTTGATACGTAATAAACCGGCACACAAACCGGATCAGCAATTGGCTCATCCTGCAGATAAACCATCTCTGGCAGAAAGTTCATAAGGTCATCAACATTCAGTAAGCGCTCATGGTATTCTGCCTTTACTTCACCGGCCATCCGGCGGGCATAGTTGAGTTCATTTTGATACGTCTGATATTCTCCCTCATAGCCAATGGTAAAGGTCTTTACCGTTCTTTCCTCTCCTTCAGAAAACAGAGCGGCATTGGTACTGGAGTCTATACCACCGGAGAGAAAAATGCCTACCGGCACGTCACTGACTTTGCGCAACTTTACTGCAGTACGAAGCTCGGAGAGGATCATACCAGCTATTTTATCTTCAGAGATGTTCGTTAAGGGTTTCGTATAATCCCATACATCCCAATAGCGTTGTTCCTGGATCCGGCCGTCTTCACTTATCTTTAACCATGTACCGCCAGACAATTTCTTAATTCCATCAAATAAGGTCTGGGGAGAGGGGGTAGTTAAAAAAGAGAGGTAATGATAGAAGGATTCCTCATGTACTGCACGCTTCTGATCAGGGTCTTCTAATAATGACTTGATTTCAGAGGCAAAGGTAATACGGTTATTGTGAACACTGTAATATAACGGTTTAATACCGATACGGTCGCGAATTAGCCACAATTCCCGATTCTTTGCATCCCATAGGGCAATGGCAAACATACCACGAAATTTATGTAAACAGTTGATACCCCATTGTTCAAAGGCATGAAGTATTACCTCGGTATCAGAATGATCTGTCTTCCAATGATGACCGCCGATTGTTTTTAATTCAGAGTGTATCTCTGCATGGTTATATATCTCACCATTAAAAGATACCCACAGGGTACCGTTTTCGTTGCACATAGGTTGAGCAGCAGCCTGGGATAAATCAATGATAG
Coding sequences within it:
- a CDS encoding asparagine synthase; the protein is MRDTMVHRGPDGAGIWISEDRKVGLGHRRLSIIDLSQAAAQPMCNENGTLWVSFNGEIYNHAEIHSELKTIGGHHWKTDHSDTEVILHAFEQWGINCLHKFRGMFAIALWDAKNRELWLIRDRIGIKPLYYSVHNNRITFASEIKSLLEDPDQKRAVHEESFYHYLSFLTTPSPQTLFDGIKKLSGGTWLKISEDGRIQEQRYWDVWDYTKPLTNISEDKIAGMILSELRTAVKLRKVSDVPVGIFLSGGIDSSTNAALFSEGEERTVKTFTIGYEGEYQTYQNELNYARRMAGEVKAEYHERLLNVDDLMNFLPEMVYLQDEPIADPVCVPVYYVSKLARDNGIIVCQVGEGADELFCGYSGWMTALKLQRLDDLPVPRLFKKIGLSCLRLPGKNMTSYYEWLRRGAEGEPIFWGGAEAFTETQKRRLLSPRLCKKFINFSSWEALKPIRRRFEEKAWEKSHLNWMTYLDLNLRLPELLLMRVDKMTMGVSLEGRVPFLDHKFVELAMSIPEAIKTKNGTLKYILKKAVRGLIPDELIDRKKQGFGVPVYEWFFDRLGEQIRRELSDFCDQTDFLDRVEVMRMINQGNGPQAWYLFNLALWWKEYIV